A DNA window from Vigna angularis cultivar LongXiaoDou No.4 chromosome 1, ASM1680809v1, whole genome shotgun sequence contains the following coding sequences:
- the LOC108319372 gene encoding uncharacterized protein LOC108319372 — protein sequence MALQQLEAARVSAEAHQRQYVELMNGGARISTDHFYIPPTPIHEWSLENFLQHHPAKFCGNTSADEADQWFRDMERIFNAKNCLEENRLAYTEYLLSGEASHWWTSTRTLLERSGTPITWNLFKKKFYAEYFPDSVRFTKEVEFLQLVQGGMSVTEYADKFKHLIRFHTLDMDEEWQCRKFENGLGGDIKLLVKGLCIKEFPTLVERAKVLEKTKNEVQGQQRQPQRIGGPSGSKFSHGDKRKPYSKPPFQAIKGPSFHPSSQVGQSSMVKCFHCGGPHYKSVCPQLVGPMKCYTCGKEGHFARNCPTSEGSRLQQPTNQPQQMTDTKPQAVGRVYAMTGAEAIGPGNLIIGNYLLFGKACCVLFDSGATHSFVSDDCVRELGLPVSELQYDLIVYTPASGLVKTSLACTRCPVVVEGCQFRVNLICLPLQGLEVILGMDWLTSNHILLDCGAKRLLFPQEEESRILSSGKLWREVQEGSCCFMVLTHMKVNQSGGSMDHLVVTDFMDVFPEDVPGLPSQREIEFSIDLILGTRPVSIALYRMAPAELTELKKQI from the coding sequence ATGGCATTACAACAATTGGAAGCTGCTAGGGTGTCAGCCGAGGCACACCAGAGACAATATGTGGAATTAATGAACGGTGGTGCAAGAATTTCCACTGACCATTTTTATATTCCACCTACTCCAATACATGAATGGAGCCTGGAGAATTTTCTTCAACACCATCCAGCTAAATTCTGTGGCAATACTAGTGCCGATGAAGCAGACCAATGGTTTAGAGATATGGAGAGGATTTTCAATGCCAAAAACTGCCTAGAAGAGAATAGATTggcttatactgaatatttatTATCAGGAGAGGCTAGTCACTGGTGGACCAGTACAAGGACATTGTTGGAAAGGAGTGGTACCCCAATCACCTGGAACTTATTCAAGAAGAAGTTTTATGCTGAATATTTCCCTGACAGTGTAAGGTTTACCAAAGAAGTGGAGTTTCTTCAGCTAGTGCAAGGGGGAATGTCCGTGACGGAATATGCTGATAAGTTTAAGCATCTGATCCGCTTCCACACTCTGGATATGGATGAAGAATGGCAATGtaggaagtttgaaaatggCCTTGGAGGAGATATCAAATTGCTAGTAAAAGGTTTATGTATTAAAGAGTTTCCTACATTAGTGGAGAGGGCCAAAGTGTTAGAAAAGACCAAGAATGAAGTGCAAGGTCAACAAAGACAGCCACAGAGGATTGGTGGACCATCTGGATCCAAGTTCAGTCATGGAGACAAGAGGAAACCTTATTCTAAACCTCCTTTTCAAGCAATCAAAGGACCTTCGTTTCATCCATCAAGTCAAGTAGGACAATCTAGCATGGTGAAGTGTTTTCACTGTGGAGGACCACATTATAAGTCTGTTTGCCCTCAATTAGTTGGTCCTATGAAGTGTTATACCTGCGGGAAGGAGGGACATTTTGCCAGGAATTGTCCCACATCTGAAGGATCAAGGCTTCAACAACCAACTAATCAGCCTCAACAGATGACAGATACCAAACCTCAGGCTGTGGGCAGAGTGTATGCGATGACTGGAGCGGAGGCAATTGGGCCAGGTAATCTTATCATCGGCAATTATTTACTGTTTGGGAAAgcttgttgtgttttgtttgattctggAGCTACGCACTCCTTTGTTTCTGATGATTGTGTGCGAGAGTTAGGACTGCCTGTGAGTGAGCTACAGTATGACCTAATAGTATATACTCCAGCTTCTGGCTTAGTTAAGACATCTCTAGCATGTACTAGATGTCCTGTAGTAGTAGAGGGATGCCAATTTAGAGTTAATCTTATCTGCTTACCTCTACAAGGTTTAGAGgtaattttaggaatggattggctaACTTCCAATCACATTCTCTTAGACTGCGGTGCAAAGAGATTGTTATTTCCTCAAGAGGAAGAGTCAAGGATATTATCTTCGGGGAAATTATGGCGCGAAGTACAAGAAGGGTCGTGTTGCTTCATGGTGTTGACACACATGAAGGTTAACCAGAGTGGAGGGAGCATGGATCACTTAGTGGTGACTGATTTCATGGATGTGTTTCCTGAAGATGTACCGGGACTGCCTTCTCAAAGAGAGATTGAGTTCTCAATCGATCTGATACTAGGCACCAGACCAGTATCAATTGCTTTGTATCGGATGGCTCCAGCTGAATTAACAGAATTGAAAAAGCAGATATGA
- the LOC108319371 gene encoding leucine-rich repeat receptor-like serine/threonine-protein kinase BAM1, with translation MPRFIRNRGRFSPSLDPHFLSYLSLADNQFFGPIPASFSALSALRHLNLSNNAFNATFPSNLARLANLQVLDLYNNNMTGPVPSPSPSSPCPLLRHLHLGNNFFSGQIPPKYGTWQHLTNSWETSLGAWKPHRAS, from the coding sequence ATGCCTCGATTCATCCGGAACCGAGGTcgtttctctccctctcttgaCCCTCATTTCCTCTCCTACCTTTCCCTCGCCGACAACCAATTTTTCGGCCCAATCCCCGCCTCCTTCTCTGCACTGTCCGCCCTCCGCCATCTCAACCTCTCCAACAACGCCTTCAACGCCACCTTCCCCTCCAACCTCGCCCGCCTTGCCAATCTCCAAGTCCTTGATCTCTACAACAACAACATGACCGGACCGGTCCCTTCCCCATCGCCATCGTCGCCATGCCCCCTCCTCCGTCATCTCCACCTCGGCAACAACTTTTTCTCCGGCCAGATCCCTCCCAAGTATGGCACCTGGCAACACCTAACGAACTCATGGGAAACATCTCTCGGAGCTTGGAAACCTCACCGCGCTTCGTGA